In a single window of the Antedon mediterranea chromosome 1, ecAntMedi1.1, whole genome shotgun sequence genome:
- the LOC140046823 gene encoding uncharacterized protein: MADENVKNQTATISISSKTCQLMKQSDPTFDDYILLTSSDEEVESKKDDNDQQTLSESAMVPVDNNNDECLSKNVSELDPADPTVVMKSSIERKKASPQNLFDAFVSGTPLLRQMVLFESDVILECKSCRNLFRNVNNFLDHKQLYCKDHVRSSCTTNQKMCMQKSKALWENHERTVVVNPTDDASQNIKKRKRATNNESKGTQVNLIGDSSEPHLLLRDIPATSEAIEQQVIIPRNIMYYDELDRSSAFQHVQLLHNDLDTTRLIGEITMRQVRKATMKNIEKRDALHNKLQNSNIDFYVDCDLQGVVSEKSGSCQKEKENSPLNKKEKIPFVSLTKTQNNDNETSRSVPNKCKFCKKICKNWTALAWHMRIHKRPKYKCPTCHYETPALYRMKRHLLHVHNKGVKEVDEVVKLVVQKTHQNNNNYSTETSVNENEPTCEICSKVFSSKRNLVRHREIHNRKGKRPGGGVMQKPDKKTKNEKRNTNPEEVEMARRNVFSIVDEKNLQCRKCKKSLSAWRRLVQHCCNHFGYNRYKCKGCSYENGDYTQMRRHMMCKHGRQFRSIQQISEAIRSMKVGIWVNFSLRSERNETNESNFSIDNKKVKKNESKLSQKKNLVPKKLSTETKKSDEKKSPEQKKLPSSDPKPDPKTSATVPKKLTESLNSNQENNGDEKKSEGKKTKEKESPSSTHSSPSKDSPSPVRSSPRINMTPSYVRITPLRTAKEKQDVAIKKEKLEEDKDSKDSLMDRKNLKCLKCSKQFQYLSTLRRHIHKHFEPEKSTNTVVERTQDCSKASIYKLINMQDMRCLKCFKRFNDLSSVKRHVERHLGLHSYNCQFCGYISHNFTWFKRHLVLKHSHHIKDEKHLIQLIGQMKATK, from the coding sequence ATGGCAGATGAAAATGTCAAAAACCAAACTGCAACTATTAGTATTTCATCTAAAACATGTCAACTAATGAAACAAAGTGACCCAACATTTGACGACTATATTCTCCTAACTTCATCGGATGAGGAAGTTGAGAGTAAAAAGGATGACAATGACCAACAGACGTTGTCGGAAAGTGCAATGGTTCCGGTTGATAACAACAATGATGAGTGTTTATCTAAGAATGTATCCGAACTTGACCCGGCTGACCCTACCGTTGTTATGAAATCTAGCATTGAGCGTAAAAAGGCCAGCCCGCAAAATCTATTTGATGCATTCGTATCCGGTACACCACTTTTACGGCAAATGGTCCTTTTCGAGTCCGATGTTATTCTTGAGTGCAAATCGTGTCGTAATCTTTTTCGTAATGTCAACAACTTTCTAGATCATAAACAGTTGTACTGTAAGGATCACGTCCGTTCCAGCTGCACAACAAACCAGAAGATGTGTATGCAAAAATCCAAAGCGTTGTGGGAAAACCATGAAAGAACTGTTGTGGTAAATCCTACTGACGATGCTtcgcaaaatataaaaaaacgtaAACGGGCAACAAATAACGAGAGTAAAGGTACCCAAGTTAACCTTATAGGAGATTCAAGTGAACCCCATCTTTTACTTCGCGACATCCCTGCCACATCTGAAGCCATTGAACAGCAGGTGATTATCCCCCGCAATATTATGTATTACGACGAATTAGACAGGAGCAGTGCTTTTCAGCATGTACAGCTGCTGCACAACGATTTAGACACGACTAGATTGATCGGCGAAATCACAATGCGACAAGTACGCAAAGCAACCATGAAGAACATTGAGAAACGAGACGCTCTTCACAACAAGCTGCAAAATTCAAATATTGACTTTTACGTTGACTGTGATCTACAGGGCGTAGTGTCTGAAAAAAGTGGTAGCTGTCAAAAAGAGAAAGAGAATTCACCCCTTAACAAAAAGGAAAAAATCCCATTTGTTAGTTTAACAAAAACACagaataatgataatgaaacatcTAGAAGCGTtcctaataaatgcaaattctgtaagaaaatatgtaaaaattgGACAGCCTTAGCGTGGCATATGAGAATTCATAAAAGGCCGAAATATAAATGTCCCACGTGTCATTACGAGACGCCGGCGTTGTATCGTATGAAACGTCACCTATTGCACGTTCACAATAAGGGTGTTAAAGAAGTTGATGAAGTAGTCAAACTAGTCGTCCAGAAAACTCaccaaaacaacaacaattatagCACGGAGACATCCGTAAATGAAAATGAACCGACCTGCGAGATCTGTAGCAAAGTGTTCTCTTCCAAACGTAACCTAGTCAGGCATAGAGAAATTCACAATCGCAAAGGTAAACGACCTGGTGGAGGAGTGATGCAAAAACCGGATAAGAAAACAAAGAACGAGAAAAGGAATACGAATCCAGAAGAAGTTGAAATGGCCCGAAGAAATGTTTTCTCAATTGTTGATGAGAAAAATCTGCAGTGTCGAAAATGTAAGAAGTCTTTGTCAGCATGGCGGCGATTGGTGCAACATTGTTGTAACCATTTTGGATATAATCGCTATAAATGCAAAGGATGTAGTTATGAAAACGGAGACTACACGCAGATGAGACGTCACATGATGTGTAAACATGGCCGACAGTTTAGGAGTATACAACAGATATCGGAAGCGATTCGGTCAATGAAAGTTGGCATCTGGGTCAACTTTAGCCTACGGTCAGAGAGAAACGAAACCAATGAATCAAACTTTAGTATTGATAACAAAAAGGTGAAGAAAAATGAATCAAAGCTATCGCAAAAGAAGAATTTGGTTCCAAAAAAGCTTTCCacagaaacaaaaaaatctGATGAAAAAAAGTCTCCAGAACAGAAGAAATTGCCATCTTCTGATCCAAAACCAGATCCAAAAACATCTGCTACCGTACCAAAGAAGTTGACAGAGAGTCTTAATTCAAACCAGGAAAACAATGGTGATGAAAAGAAATCTGAAGgcaaaaagacaaaagaaaaggAAAGTCCTAGCAGCACACACAGCAGTCCTTCTAAAGATTCCCCGTCACCGGTTCGATCATCACCACGAATAAACATGACACCATCGTACGTACGAATCACCCCACTCCGTACTGCTAAGGAAAAGCAAGATGTAGCGATCAAGAAGGAGAAACTCGAGGAGGACAAGGATTCCAAAGATTCGCTTATGGATAGAAAAAATTTGAAGTGTTTAAAGTGCAGTAAACAATTCCAATATCTAAGCACATTGCGACGACACATTCATAAGCACTTTGAGCCGGAAAAAAGTACAAATACTGTGGTAGAAAGAACTCAAGACTGCTCGAAGGCGTCCATATATAAATTGATTAACATGCAGGATATGCGTTGCTTGAAGTGTTTCAAAAGATTCAACGACTTGTCGTCGGTAAAACGCCACGTTGAACGCCATCTTGGATTGCATTCATATAATTGTCAATTCTGTGGTTACATTTCGCACAACTTCACGTGGTTCAAGCGACATCTAGTTTTGAAGCATTCGCATCATATTAAAGATGAAAAGCATCTGATCCAGTTGATTGGACAAATGAAAGCaaccaaataa